The Pan paniscus chromosome 1, NHGRI_mPanPan1-v2.0_pri, whole genome shotgun sequence genome has a segment encoding these proteins:
- the CIART gene encoding circadian-associated transcriptional repressor isoform X2: MAGSGAKRSRDGELETSLNTQGCTTEGDLLFAQKCKELQGFIPPLTDLLNGLKMGRFERGLSSFQQSVAMDRIQRIVGVLQKPQMGERYLGTLLQVEGMLKTWFPQIAAQKSSLGGGKHQLTKHFPSHHSDSAASSPASPMEKMDQTQLGRLALKPKQPWHFTQWPAMNLTWIHTTPICNPPLSSPGTISFSHGPLGTGTGIGVILFLQHGVQPFTHSAPTTPVPPTTASPVIPGEPMKLSGEGPRCYSLPVTLPSDWSYTLSPPSLPTLARKMTIGHREQQRSHPPVAADAHLLNL, encoded by the exons ATGGCAGGATCTGGGGCGAAAAGATCAAGAGATGGTGAACTGGAGACCAGTCTAAACACCCAAGGTTGTACCACAGAGGGAGACCTGCTGTTTGCCCAGAAG TGTAAAGAACTCCAAGGATTTATACCTCCTCTCACAGACCTCCTCAATGGGCTGAAGATGGGTCGTTTTGAGAGAG GATTAAGCAGTTTTCAGCAGAGTGTGGCAATGGACAGGATCCAGCGTATTGTAGGTGTTTTGCAGAAGCCACAGATGGG GGAACGTTACCTAGGAACCTTGCTACAGGTAGAAGGGATGTTAAAGACTTGGTTTCCACAAATAGCTGCCCAGAAGTCATCATTGGGTGGTGGCAAGCATCAGCTGACCAAG CATTTTCCAAGCCACCACAGTGATTCAGCTGCTTCCTCTCCTGCATCTCCTATGGAAAAGATGGACCAGACACAGCTAGGACGTCTAGCTTTAAAACCAAAGCAGCCTTGGCACTTCACACAATGGCCAGCTATGAACCTCACCTGGATCCACACCACTCCAATTTGCAACCCCCCTCTCAGCTCCCCAGGTACTATCTCCTTTAGCCATGGTCCTTTAGGCACTGGAACCGGCATTGGCGTCATTCTTTTCCTCCAGCATGGAGTGCAACCCTTCACCCACTCTGCCCCAACCACCCCAGTCCCACCTACTACAGCATCTCCTGTCATCCCTGGTGAGCCTATGAAACTATCTGGAGAGGGTCCTCGGTGCTACAGTTTGCCAGTAACTCTGCCATCAGACTGGAGCTATACCCTATCCCCTCCCAGTCTACCCACCTTGGCCAGAAAGATGACCATAGGACACCGGGAGCAGCAGAGAAGCCATCCTCCAGTTGCTGCTGATGCTCATCTTCTCAACCTCTAG
- the C1H1orf54 gene encoding uncharacterized protein C1orf54 homolog isoform X2: MDVLFVAILAVPLILGQEYEDEERLGEDEYYQVVYYYTVTPSYDDFSADFTIDYSIFESEDRLNRLDKDITEAVETTISLETARADHPKPVTVKPVTTEPSPDLNDAVSSLRSPIPLLLSCAFVQVGMYFM, encoded by the exons ATGGATGTCCTCTTTGTAGCCATCCTTGCTGTGCCACTTATCCTGG GACAAGAATATGAGGATGAAGAAAGACTGGGAGAGGATGAATATTATCAGGTGGTCTATTATTATACAGTCACCCCCAGTTATG ATGACTTTAGTGCAGATTTCACCATTGATTACTCCATATTTGAGTCAGAGGACAGGCTG AACAGGTTGGATAAGGACATAACAGAAGCAGTAGAGACTACCATTAGTCTTGAAACAGCACGTGCAGACCATCCGAAGCCTGTGACTGTGAAACCAGTAACAACGGAACCT AGTCCAGATCTGAACGATGCCGTGTCCAGTTTGCGAAGTCCTATTCCCCTCCTCCTGTCGTGTGCCTTTGTTCAGGTGGGGATGTATTTCATGTAG
- the CIART gene encoding circadian-associated transcriptional repressor isoform X1 yields the protein MDSPSSVSSYSSYSLSSSFPTSPVNSDFGFPSDSEREDKGAHGPRPDTVGQRGGSRPSPGPIRCRHRSKVSGNQHTPSHPEQRGSASPMAGSGAKRSRDGELETSLNTQGCTTEGDLLFAQKCKELQGFIPPLTDLLNGLKMGRFERGLSSFQQSVAMDRIQRIVGVLQKPQMGERYLGTLLQVEGMLKTWFPQIAAQKSSLGGGKHQLTKHFPSHHSDSAASSPASPMEKMDQTQLGRLALKPKQPWHFTQWPAMNLTWIHTTPICNPPLSSPGTISFSHGPLGTGTGIGVILFLQHGVQPFTHSAPTTPVPPTTASPVIPGEPMKLSGEGPRCYSLPVTLPSDWSYTLSPPSLPTLARKMTIGHREQQRSHPPVAADAHLLNL from the exons ATGGATTCTCCATCTAGCGTTTCTTCCTATTCCTCCTACTCTCTCTCTTCGTCTTTTCCCACCTCCCCAGTGAACAGTGACTTTGGCTTCCCCTCTGATAGTGAGAGGGAGGACAAGGGGGCCCATGGGCCCAGGCCAGACACTGTTGGGCAGAGGGGAGGTTCACGGCCCAGCCCGGGTCCTATCCGCTGCAGGCATCGATCGAAGGTTTCCGGTAACCAGCATACACCATCTCATCCGGAACAGCGGGGTTCGGCTTCTCCTATGGCAGGATCTGGGGCGAAAAGATCAAGAGATGGTGAACTGGAGACCAGTCTAAACACCCAAGGTTGTACCACAGAGGGAGACCTGCTGTTTGCCCAGAAG TGTAAAGAACTCCAAGGATTTATACCTCCTCTCACAGACCTCCTCAATGGGCTGAAGATGGGTCGTTTTGAGAGAG GATTAAGCAGTTTTCAGCAGAGTGTGGCAATGGACAGGATCCAGCGTATTGTAGGTGTTTTGCAGAAGCCACAGATGGG GGAACGTTACCTAGGAACCTTGCTACAGGTAGAAGGGATGTTAAAGACTTGGTTTCCACAAATAGCTGCCCAGAAGTCATCATTGGGTGGTGGCAAGCATCAGCTGACCAAG CATTTTCCAAGCCACCACAGTGATTCAGCTGCTTCCTCTCCTGCATCTCCTATGGAAAAGATGGACCAGACACAGCTAGGACGTCTAGCTTTAAAACCAAAGCAGCCTTGGCACTTCACACAATGGCCAGCTATGAACCTCACCTGGATCCACACCACTCCAATTTGCAACCCCCCTCTCAGCTCCCCAGGTACTATCTCCTTTAGCCATGGTCCTTTAGGCACTGGAACCGGCATTGGCGTCATTCTTTTCCTCCAGCATGGAGTGCAACCCTTCACCCACTCTGCCCCAACCACCCCAGTCCCACCTACTACAGCATCTCCTGTCATCCCTGGTGAGCCTATGAAACTATCTGGAGAGGGTCCTCGGTGCTACAGTTTGCCAGTAACTCTGCCATCAGACTGGAGCTATACCCTATCCCCTCCCAGTCTACCCACCTTGGCCAGAAAGATGACCATAGGACACCGGGAGCAGCAGAGAAGCCATCCTCCAGTTGCTGCTGATGCTCATCTTCTCAACCTCTAG
- the C1H1orf54 gene encoding uncharacterized protein C1orf54 homolog isoform X3 — MDVLFVAILAVPLILDDFSADFTIDYSIFESEDRLNRLDKDITEAVETTISLETARADHPKPVTVKPVTTEPQSPDLNDAVSSLRSPIPLLLSCAFVQVGMYFM; from the exons ATGGATGTCCTCTTTGTAGCCATCCTTGCTGTGCCACTTATCCTGG ATGACTTTAGTGCAGATTTCACCATTGATTACTCCATATTTGAGTCAGAGGACAGGCTG AACAGGTTGGATAAGGACATAACAGAAGCAGTAGAGACTACCATTAGTCTTGAAACAGCACGTGCAGACCATCCGAAGCCTGTGACTGTGAAACCAGTAACAACGGAACCT CAGAGTCCAGATCTGAACGATGCCGTGTCCAGTTTGCGAAGTCCTATTCCCCTCCTCCTGTCGTGTGCCTTTGTTCAGGTGGGGATGTATTTCATGTAG
- the C1H1orf54 gene encoding uncharacterized protein C1orf54 homolog isoform X1, with protein sequence MDVLFVAILAVPLILGQEYEDEERLGEDEYYQVVYYYTVTPSYDDFSADFTIDYSIFESEDRLNRLDKDITEAVETTISLETARADHPKPVTVKPVTTEPQSPDLNDAVSSLRSPIPLLLSCAFVQVGMYFM encoded by the exons ATGGATGTCCTCTTTGTAGCCATCCTTGCTGTGCCACTTATCCTGG GACAAGAATATGAGGATGAAGAAAGACTGGGAGAGGATGAATATTATCAGGTGGTCTATTATTATACAGTCACCCCCAGTTATG ATGACTTTAGTGCAGATTTCACCATTGATTACTCCATATTTGAGTCAGAGGACAGGCTG AACAGGTTGGATAAGGACATAACAGAAGCAGTAGAGACTACCATTAGTCTTGAAACAGCACGTGCAGACCATCCGAAGCCTGTGACTGTGAAACCAGTAACAACGGAACCT CAGAGTCCAGATCTGAACGATGCCGTGTCCAGTTTGCGAAGTCCTATTCCCCTCCTCCTGTCGTGTGCCTTTGTTCAGGTGGGGATGTATTTCATGTAG